In Aureibaculum algae, the following are encoded in one genomic region:
- a CDS encoding KTSC domain-containing protein, with product MKRINDYKKLFEVDGEIDLKELKTTYRGLVKNWHPDKFQDEEKKLEAEVKSQKIIDAYHFLVSIAPKTKESNLEEYNSITIPSTVEDFQHKSMLLEVTFADGNTYEYFGVNRKLFIKFVNSKSINNFGKRNIFNSFLYRKSKKASVMA from the coding sequence ATGAAACGTATTAATGATTACAAAAAGCTTTTTGAGGTAGACGGAGAAATTGACCTTAAAGAACTTAAAACGACATACAGAGGCTTAGTAAAAAATTGGCATCCAGATAAATTCCAGGATGAAGAGAAAAAATTAGAGGCTGAAGTAAAAAGTCAAAAAATTATTGATGCTTATCATTTTCTAGTAAGTATAGCTCCAAAAACCAAAGAAAGCAACCTAGAAGAGTATAATTCTATAACTATACCTTCAACTGTTGAAGATTTTCAACATAAAAGTATGCTTTTAGAAGTTACTTTTGCTGATGGTAATACTTATGAATATTTCGGAGTCAATCGTAAACTATTTATCAAATTCGTGAATAGTAAATCAATAAACAATTTTGGAAAAAGAAATATTTTCAATTCTTTCCTTTACAGAAAATCAAAGAAAGCTTCAGTTATGGCTTAA
- a CDS encoding TolB family protein gives MKYIVTIVLTLVLLSCKTQNTSQAVVKKTTKTAPVYVNSEGHSLVFPEEKHFKSLRQVTFGGDNAEAYWSFDDKQLVFQSNHKKWGVECDQMFLMDADETLDSLVAPPLLSTGKGRTTCAYFLPDNKSIVYASTHLGGEECPDAPLRKEGKYVWPIYDTYDIFVTDLEGNITKQLTTEKGYDAEATVSPKGDKIVFTSDRSGDLELYTMNIDGSDVKQITDQLGYDGGAFFSPDGTKLIFRSSRPKTEKDIKEYKDLLADGLVMPTEMELYICNADGSELRQLTNLGNANWSPFFHPSGEKILFSSNFEAERGFPFNLYMIDLDGKNLTRITHGETFDAFPVFSNDGTKLIFSSNRNNGGGRDTNLFIAEWQD, from the coding sequence ATGAAATATATAGTTACGATAGTACTTACACTCGTTTTATTGTCATGCAAAACGCAAAACACATCTCAAGCAGTTGTAAAGAAAACAACAAAAACAGCACCTGTATATGTTAATTCTGAAGGACATTCTCTTGTGTTTCCAGAAGAAAAACATTTTAAATCTCTTCGTCAAGTAACTTTTGGAGGTGATAATGCGGAAGCGTATTGGAGTTTTGATGATAAACAACTTGTTTTTCAATCTAATCATAAGAAATGGGGTGTTGAATGTGATCAAATGTTTTTAATGGACGCTGATGAAACGTTAGATAGTTTAGTTGCACCTCCGTTATTAAGTACAGGAAAAGGGCGTACTACGTGTGCTTATTTTTTGCCGGATAATAAAAGTATTGTTTATGCCTCTACACATTTAGGAGGTGAAGAATGCCCTGATGCTCCTTTGCGTAAGGAAGGGAAATATGTGTGGCCAATTTATGATACCTATGATATTTTTGTGACCGATTTAGAAGGTAATATAACGAAACAATTAACTACTGAAAAAGGGTATGATGCCGAAGCTACAGTTTCTCCTAAAGGCGATAAAATTGTATTTACTTCAGATAGAAGTGGCGATTTGGAATTGTATACTATGAATATTGATGGTTCAGATGTAAAACAGATTACAGATCAATTGGGGTATGATGGAGGAGCTTTCTTTTCACCTGATGGAACAAAACTTATTTTCCGTTCTTCTAGACCTAAAACAGAAAAAGATATAAAAGAATATAAAGACTTATTGGCAGATGGTTTGGTTATGCCTACAGAAATGGAATTGTATATCTGTAATGCCGATGGTTCTGAGTTACGTCAATTAACTAATTTAGGTAATGCGAACTGGAGCCCATTTTTTCACCCTTCAGGTGAGAAAATTTTGTTTTCTTCAAACTTTGAGGCAGAACGAGGTTTCCCTTTTAATTTATATATGATTGACCTTGACGGGAAAAACCTAACAAGAATTACACATGGAGAAACATTTGATGCGTTTCCAGTTTTTTCAAATGATGGTACAAAACTAATTTTTTCTTCTAATAGAAATAATGGAGGTGGTAGAGATACCAACTTGTTTATTGCAGAATGGCAAGACTAG
- the dusB gene encoding tRNA dihydrouridine synthase DusB: MVKIDNIELPDFPLLLAPMEDVSDPPFRALCKEQGADVVYTEFISSEGLIRDAAKSMMKLDIYEKERPVGIQIFGANLESMLQTIDIVEKSNPDIIDINFGCPVKKVVSKGAGAGILKDIDLMVKLTEAMVKRTHLPITVKTRLGWDHNSIKIVEVAERLQDVGCKAISIHGRTRAQMYKGDADWKPIAEVKNNSRMHIPVFGNGDINSPEKAMEMRDQYGLDGAMIGRATIGYPWFFKEVKHFFNTGEHLPAPTIADRVDIARRHLQMAIDWKGERLGIVETRRHYTNYFKGIPHFKEYRLKMVTTDDSEGVFKIFDEVIHQFGDYQFS, encoded by the coding sequence TTGGTTAAAATAGACAACATAGAACTTCCCGACTTCCCATTACTACTGGCTCCTATGGAGGATGTAAGCGACCCACCATTCCGTGCATTATGCAAAGAACAAGGTGCAGATGTTGTATATACTGAATTTATTTCTAGTGAAGGTTTGATTCGTGATGCAGCAAAAAGTATGATGAAGTTGGATATTTACGAAAAAGAACGTCCTGTTGGTATTCAAATTTTTGGAGCAAATTTGGAAAGCATGTTACAGACTATTGATATTGTTGAGAAATCGAATCCTGATATTATTGATATCAACTTTGGTTGTCCGGTAAAAAAGGTAGTAAGTAAAGGTGCAGGTGCAGGTATTTTAAAGGATATTGATTTAATGGTAAAGCTGACTGAAGCTATGGTTAAAAGAACGCACCTACCAATTACCGTTAAAACAAGACTCGGTTGGGATCACAATTCCATCAAAATAGTTGAAGTCGCAGAACGCTTGCAAGATGTTGGCTGTAAAGCAATTTCAATTCACGGTAGAACGCGTGCCCAAATGTATAAAGGCGATGCCGATTGGAAACCGATTGCAGAAGTAAAAAACAACTCGAGAATGCACATTCCCGTTTTTGGAAATGGAGATATAAACTCACCTGAAAAAGCCATGGAAATGCGTGACCAATATGGGTTAGACGGTGCTATGATTGGTAGAGCAACTATTGGTTATCCTTGGTTCTTTAAAGAAGTGAAGCACTTTTTTAATACTGGAGAACATTTACCAGCTCCAACTATTGCAGATCGCGTAGATATAGCCCGAAGACATTTACAAATGGCTATCGATTGGAAAGGTGAACGCTTAGGTATTGTAGAAACAAGACGTCATTACACAAACTATTTTAAAGGTATTCCTCACTTTAAAGAATACCGCTTAAAAATGGTTACTACTGATGATTCAGAAGGTGTTTTTAAGATCTTTGATGAAGTGATTCATCAATTTGGTGATTATCAGTTTTCTTAA
- a CDS encoding potassium/proton antiporter — protein MNLTIENILLIGSLLLLVSIFAGKTSYKFGVPTLLLFLAIGMLAGSDGIGGIRFDDPKIAQFIGIVSLNFILFSGGLDTNWTAVKPILWEGVALSTLGVLLTATSLGTFVWLVTDFTIYESLLLGSIVSSTDAAAVFSILRSKSLALKTNLRPTLEMESGSNDPMAYVLTIAFLTLVINQDQSFLSIIPMFLQQMILGGILGFAFGVLSKYIINKIKLDFEGLYPVLVIALMFITFSATNFVGGNGFLAIYICAVYLGNQDLIHKKTIFKMFDGLAWLMQIVLFLTLGLLVFPSQIIPYMGIGLLISVFLIVVARPIGVFISLMFFKMKLRRRFYISWVGLRGAVPIVFATYPLLAGIDKANMIFNIVFFISVTSILIQGTTLSIVAKWLNVGLPEEAKKLNPTDLLLAENPKAEMKEFLITSECYAVNMKIVELGFPKNAIIAMIKRGDSYIIPNGITKIEAQDTLIVLADRPLIFDDVHKTLSTQKT, from the coding sequence ATGAATTTAACGATTGAAAACATACTATTAATAGGTTCCTTATTACTTCTTGTAAGTATTTTCGCAGGTAAAACCTCTTATAAGTTTGGCGTTCCAACTTTACTGCTCTTCTTGGCTATTGGAATGTTAGCAGGTTCTGATGGTATTGGAGGCATCCGTTTTGACGATCCTAAAATTGCTCAATTCATTGGTATCGTTTCTCTTAACTTTATCTTATTCTCTGGTGGACTTGATACCAATTGGACCGCCGTTAAACCCATTCTTTGGGAAGGAGTTGCCTTATCTACATTAGGCGTTTTATTGACAGCAACTTCTCTTGGCACTTTTGTATGGCTAGTTACTGACTTTACCATTTATGAAAGTCTATTATTAGGTTCAATTGTATCTTCAACAGACGCGGCTGCCGTATTTTCGATTCTTCGCTCAAAAAGTCTAGCCTTAAAAACCAATCTAAGACCCACATTAGAGATGGAAAGCGGAAGTAACGACCCCATGGCATATGTACTAACTATTGCATTTTTAACGTTGGTAATTAATCAAGACCAAAGTTTTCTATCTATAATACCCATGTTTTTGCAACAAATGATTTTGGGTGGTATTTTAGGTTTTGCCTTTGGAGTACTTAGTAAGTATATTATTAACAAAATTAAACTTGACTTTGAAGGGCTTTACCCTGTTTTAGTTATCGCCCTAATGTTCATCACCTTTTCTGCCACTAACTTTGTAGGCGGCAATGGTTTTCTTGCCATTTATATTTGTGCGGTGTACCTAGGTAATCAAGACCTCATCCACAAAAAAACCATTTTTAAAATGTTTGATGGTTTAGCTTGGCTCATGCAAATTGTGCTGTTTCTCACTTTAGGGTTACTCGTTTTTCCTTCTCAAATAATTCCATATATGGGTATTGGACTGCTCATTTCAGTATTTTTAATTGTTGTTGCTCGTCCTATAGGTGTGTTTATTAGCCTTATGTTTTTTAAAATGAAATTGAGAAGAAGGTTTTATATTTCTTGGGTTGGACTGCGTGGTGCAGTACCAATTGTGTTTGCTACCTATCCTCTATTAGCTGGAATAGATAAAGCAAACATGATTTTTAACATTGTTTTTTTCATTTCAGTTACATCCATATTAATTCAAGGAACTACACTTTCCATTGTTGCAAAATGGTTAAATGTTGGATTACCAGAAGAAGCAAAAAAATTAAACCCAACTGATTTACTTTTAGCAGAAAACCCTAAGGCTGAAATGAAAGAATTCTTAATCACCTCAGAGTGCTATGCAGTAAACATGAAAATTGTAGAATTAGGCTTTCCTAAGAATGCAATAATTGCGATGATTAAAAGGGGTGATAGTTATATCATACCTAATGGTATCACAAAAATTGAAGCCCAAGACACGCTAATTGTTCTTGCAGATAGACCCCTAATTTTTGATGATGTACACAAAACACTTAGTACTCAGAAAACATAA
- a CDS encoding SulP family inorganic anion transporter → MKKEFTPKLFSLLKQGISKKTLTKDLLSGIIVGIVALPLAIAFAIASGVSPEKGIITAIIAGIIISTFGGSRVQIGGPTGAFIVIVYGIIQSYGIDGLIIATFLAGFLMIGMGLLRLGNLLKFIPYSLIVGFTSGIALIIFSSQINDFFGLHISKVPADFIDKWIVYFENFDNINWYAIAIAVSTILITIYFQKLVKKIPGSIIAIVLSTIIVKVFDIPVDTIESNFGEIPNHFSLPHIPNVNFDTIQALIQPAFAIAILGSIESLLSAVVSDSMIGGKHRSNMELIAMGGANIVSALFGGIPATGAIARTATNVKNGGRTPLAGIFHSLVLLAIMLLFAPYAKLIPLPCLAGILVVIAYHMSEIGQFKSILKGNRMDIIILLTTFFLTVIFDLVIAIEIGMVLASFMFMKRMSESVHVENITSKTTDEENLFDEELIDIPKDVLLYEINGPLFFGAARQFQETVTNTHLRPKVIIIRMRYVPLIDATGYQSVKEIVKIFKERGIKVIISGVNENLRKDFKKNDMFSILKKEFVVKDITTAIKLANEI, encoded by the coding sequence ATGAAAAAAGAATTTACCCCCAAACTATTCTCTCTTTTAAAACAGGGGATATCAAAGAAAACACTTACAAAAGATCTCCTTTCAGGAATAATCGTCGGCATAGTAGCACTGCCTTTAGCCATTGCCTTTGCGATAGCTTCTGGTGTTTCTCCAGAAAAAGGAATCATAACTGCTATTATTGCAGGAATCATCATTTCTACGTTTGGTGGTAGTAGGGTTCAAATTGGAGGTCCTACTGGTGCATTTATTGTCATTGTTTACGGTATTATTCAATCTTACGGTATAGATGGGTTGATCATAGCTACATTTTTAGCAGGATTTTTAATGATAGGAATGGGACTTTTACGTCTGGGTAATTTATTAAAATTTATTCCTTATTCTTTAATTGTAGGTTTTACAAGTGGTATAGCACTCATAATTTTTTCGTCACAAATTAATGATTTTTTCGGGCTCCACATCTCTAAAGTCCCTGCTGATTTTATAGATAAATGGATAGTGTATTTTGAAAATTTCGATAACATAAATTGGTATGCCATTGCTATTGCAGTATCCACAATTTTAATAACAATCTATTTTCAGAAATTAGTAAAAAAAATTCCGGGATCAATCATTGCTATTGTATTATCAACTATTATTGTAAAAGTATTTGATATTCCTGTGGATACTATAGAAAGTAATTTTGGCGAAATACCAAATCATTTCAGTTTACCCCACATACCAAATGTAAACTTCGATACGATACAGGCATTAATACAACCTGCCTTCGCAATAGCCATTTTAGGAAGTATTGAGTCCCTGCTTTCGGCAGTTGTCTCAGATTCAATGATTGGTGGAAAACATCGTTCAAACATGGAGCTAATTGCTATGGGAGGAGCTAATATCGTATCTGCATTATTTGGTGGAATTCCAGCAACAGGTGCTATTGCAAGAACAGCCACTAATGTTAAAAATGGTGGTCGTACGCCATTAGCCGGTATTTTCCACAGTTTAGTTCTATTAGCAATAATGCTATTATTTGCACCTTATGCAAAATTAATACCCCTTCCTTGCCTTGCCGGAATATTGGTAGTTATTGCATATCACATGAGTGAAATTGGACAATTTAAATCCATTTTAAAAGGGAATAGAATGGACATTATTATTTTACTAACCACTTTCTTTTTAACTGTAATTTTCGATTTAGTAATTGCCATAGAAATTGGAATGGTGCTAGCCAGTTTTATGTTTATGAAAAGAATGAGTGAATCTGTTCATGTTGAAAATATAACCTCTAAAACAACAGATGAAGAAAATCTTTTTGATGAAGAATTGATAGATATACCTAAAGATGTATTACTCTATGAAATAAATGGACCTCTGTTTTTTGGGGCCGCTCGTCAATTTCAAGAAACCGTTACAAATACGCATTTACGACCCAAAGTTATTATTATAAGAATGCGTTATGTTCCACTTATTGATGCTACTGGTTATCAGAGCGTAAAAGAAATTGTTAAAATCTTTAAAGAAAGAGGTATAAAAGTAATTATTTCAGGTGTAAATGAAAATTTAAGAAAGGATTTTAAAAAGAATGATATGTTTTCAATTTTAAAAAAAGAATTTGTTGTCAAAGACATTACAACAGCAATTAAATTAGCTAACGAAATTTAA
- a CDS encoding B12-binding domain-containing radical SAM protein, which yields MQPKLLLVTPPFTQLNTAYPATAYLKGFLEKHKVSVEHCDLSIELFTAIFTSDFLRSIFQEADDLENYHYPELSKRKEHYISRVDVVLKFLQQQDIETAYKILEAGFLPSGHRLMKVNTEIKWEVGAIGIIDKAKHFGTLFIEEIGDFIHANVDEFFAFTKYAEQIGTSASSFNQLDDFLQYQPTLIEDEMMNILEEQIKKHDPNLICFTIPFPGNLFAALRCSQFIKQFFPDIYVAFGGGYCNTELRSLEDARIFQFIDFISLDDGEGPLLKLVNYLEGKSDINELERTFVLEKNQVVYKNKIPNTIYHHKNLPAPNYSGLPFDKYVSFLDVVNPMHRMWTDARWNKLTISHGCYWKQCSFCDVNLDYIGNYQNTTAIDLVDKIEKIIKDTGITGFHFVDEAAPPKMLRALSMKLIERNLNITWWTNIRFEKTFDAELCQLMAKSGCIAVTGGLEVASDRLLVKMKKGVDIAQVTRVTHNFSEQNIMVHAYLMYGFPTQNEQETIDSLEVVRQLFEKNCIQSAFWHQFTTTIHSPIGQNPEQFGIKITGPVFEGFAQNDLYHQDPEGTDHPKYTKGLNLALNSYLNKTGFKEDLQTWFDFPILKTSHPKDLIKSFLLKSSTLKHV from the coding sequence ATGCAACCGAAATTACTTTTAGTAACGCCACCGTTTACTCAGCTAAATACTGCGTATCCGGCAACTGCCTATCTCAAGGGGTTTTTGGAGAAACATAAGGTGTCTGTTGAGCACTGTGATTTAAGCATTGAGCTCTTTACAGCTATTTTTACTAGTGATTTTTTACGTTCTATTTTTCAGGAAGCTGACGATTTGGAGAATTATCATTATCCCGAGCTTAGTAAAAGGAAAGAGCACTATATTTCTCGAGTTGATGTAGTTCTTAAATTTCTTCAGCAACAGGATATTGAAACTGCATATAAAATCTTAGAAGCTGGTTTTTTACCATCAGGGCATAGGTTAATGAAGGTGAATACTGAAATAAAATGGGAAGTTGGAGCAATCGGTATAATAGATAAAGCAAAACATTTTGGTACACTTTTTATTGAAGAAATAGGAGACTTTATTCATGCGAACGTAGATGAGTTTTTTGCATTTACGAAATATGCCGAGCAAATTGGAACGTCAGCAAGCAGTTTTAATCAATTAGATGATTTTTTGCAATATCAGCCTACGCTTATTGAAGATGAAATGATGAATATTTTGGAAGAGCAAATAAAAAAGCATGATCCTAATCTAATCTGTTTTACAATTCCTTTTCCTGGAAATTTATTTGCGGCTCTCCGTTGTTCTCAGTTTATTAAACAGTTTTTTCCGGACATTTATGTTGCTTTTGGCGGAGGATATTGTAACACAGAGCTCCGTTCATTAGAAGATGCTAGAATTTTTCAATTTATAGATTTTATCTCATTAGATGACGGTGAAGGTCCCTTGCTAAAGTTGGTTAATTACCTTGAAGGCAAAAGTGATATAAACGAATTGGAAAGAACGTTTGTGTTAGAAAAGAATCAAGTTGTTTATAAGAATAAAATTCCTAATACTATTTACCATCATAAAAATTTACCCGCACCTAATTACTCAGGATTGCCGTTTGATAAATATGTTTCTTTTTTAGATGTAGTAAACCCGATGCATCGGATGTGGACAGATGCGAGATGGAATAAGCTGACCATTTCTCATGGATGTTATTGGAAACAGTGTTCGTTTTGTGATGTAAACTTAGATTATATTGGTAATTATCAAAACACAACAGCAATTGATTTAGTAGATAAAATTGAAAAAATAATTAAGGACACAGGTATTACAGGTTTTCATTTTGTTGATGAAGCAGCTCCACCTAAAATGTTACGGGCTCTATCAATGAAACTGATAGAAAGAAACCTAAACATTACTTGGTGGACAAACATTCGTTTTGAAAAGACATTTGATGCTGAGTTATGCCAATTAATGGCGAAATCGGGTTGTATTGCTGTAACTGGTGGGTTAGAAGTGGCTTCAGATAGGTTGTTGGTTAAGATGAAAAAGGGAGTTGATATCGCACAAGTTACGAGAGTTACTCATAATTTTTCAGAACAAAATATTATGGTTCATGCCTATCTTATGTATGGATTTCCAACTCAAAATGAGCAAGAAACTATTGATTCATTGGAAGTTGTGCGACAATTGTTTGAGAAAAATTGTATTCAGTCTGCATTTTGGCACCAATTTACTACCACTATACATAGTCCTATTGGTCAAAACCCGGAACAATTTGGAATAAAAATAACAGGACCTGTTTTTGAAGGATTTGCTCAAAATGATTTATATCATCAAGATCCAGAAGGAACTGATCACCCTAAATATACAAAGGGATTAAATCTTGCATTAAATAGTTATTTAAATAAGACAGGGTTTAAAGAAGATTTACAAACTTGGTTTGATTTTCCTATTCTTAAAACCAGTCACCCCAAAGACTTAATTAAAAGTTTTTTATTAAAAAGTAGCACTTTAAAACACGTCTAG
- a CDS encoding M28 family peptidase — protein sequence MNRILIFAFFTLLFVCKTTAQTESQIHKDVVYLADDKLEGRATGSEGEKLATEYIAMRFKEMGLEPKGNNGYFQDFTFTPKTHPHGKVNFSDTTSNKAITGRNILGYINNNAKQTIIIGAHHDHLGYGQEGSLYRGKEKLIHNGADDNASGVATLLNLAEKLTKTNTGNNYLIMTFSGEEMGLLGSNYFVKNATINLDSANYMINMDMVGRLKEDNALAIYGVGTSPIFKHIVNAYNDNFKLIIKESGVGPSDHTSFYLNDIPVLHFFTGQHEDYHKPADDSDKLNYKGMETISNYIFNIITDLDDNGKLPFRKTKNESDEAPRFKVTLGVVPDYMFNGKGMRIDGVSEEKPAQKAGLHKGDVVIQLGDNPITDMMGYMKALSKFNAGDTTTVKIERNGKTIEKPVTF from the coding sequence ATGAATCGGATATTAATTTTTGCTTTTTTTACTTTGCTTTTTGTTTGCAAAACCACTGCACAAACAGAATCTCAAATTCATAAAGACGTTGTTTATCTTGCAGACGACAAACTTGAAGGCAGAGCAACTGGCTCAGAAGGTGAAAAACTAGCTACCGAATATATTGCTATGCGATTTAAAGAAATGGGCTTAGAACCTAAAGGAAATAATGGCTATTTCCAAGACTTTACTTTTACGCCTAAAACGCATCCTCACGGAAAAGTTAATTTCTCAGACACGACAAGTAACAAAGCCATTACAGGAAGAAACATTTTGGGATACATCAATAACAATGCAAAGCAGACCATTATTATTGGTGCTCATCACGATCATTTAGGTTATGGTCAAGAGGGCTCTTTGTATAGAGGTAAAGAAAAATTAATACACAACGGTGCCGATGATAACGCCAGTGGTGTAGCTACTTTACTAAACTTAGCCGAAAAATTAACCAAAACCAATACAGGAAACAACTATTTAATCATGACTTTTTCCGGTGAAGAAATGGGATTATTAGGTTCCAATTATTTTGTTAAAAATGCTACCATAAATCTTGACTCCGCCAATTACATGATTAATATGGATATGGTTGGCCGTTTAAAAGAAGATAATGCATTAGCTATTTATGGTGTTGGTACTTCACCCATTTTTAAGCATATTGTAAATGCTTACAACGATAACTTCAAACTGATTATTAAAGAGTCTGGCGTTGGCCCATCTGATCACACATCATTCTATTTAAATGACATACCCGTTTTACACTTCTTTACCGGTCAACATGAAGACTATCATAAACCTGCTGACGATTCAGACAAATTGAATTATAAAGGTATGGAAACTATATCTAATTATATTTTCAACATTATTACTGATCTTGATGATAATGGTAAATTACCTTTTAGAAAAACTAAAAATGAAAGTGATGAAGCTCCGCGTTTTAAAGTAACGTTAGGTGTTGTACCTGACTATATGTTTAATGGTAAGGGAATGCGAATTGATGGAGTTAGCGAAGAAAAACCTGCACAAAAAGCTGGTTTACATAAAGGCGATGTTGTTATCCAATTAGGTGATAACCCAATTACTGATATGATGGGATATATGAAAGCATTGTCAAAGTTTAATGCAGGTGACACCACAACTGTGAAGATTGAAAGAAACGGAAAAACTATTGAAAAGCCAGTTACTTTTTAA
- a CDS encoding DUF4345 domain-containing protein, with protein sequence MFKTKNDFINKIHLIISVCIVVPVAFIYGFQPNLNFDIHLQTIDEHSQFKAIMGLYLGFSIIWILGTFKEAYLKTAIITNIIFMLGLGFGRLISILMDGTPTFAYVFGTVAELLLGFYGLWVFRSTAVKRLEF encoded by the coding sequence ATGTTTAAAACCAAGAATGATTTTATCAATAAGATTCATTTGATCATTTCTGTATGCATTGTTGTTCCTGTTGCATTTATTTACGGATTTCAACCCAACTTAAATTTTGACATTCATTTACAAACTATTGATGAGCACAGTCAATTTAAAGCCATTATGGGATTGTATTTGGGATTTTCAATAATATGGATTCTTGGAACATTTAAAGAAGCCTATTTAAAAACAGCCATCATCACTAATATAATATTTATGCTAGGGTTAGGTTTCGGAAGGCTTATTAGTATTCTTATGGATGGTACACCTACTTTTGCTTACGTTTTTGGTACCGTTGCCGAGTTACTTTTAGGTTTTTATGGACTTTGGGTATTTAGATCTACAGCTGTTAAAAGATTAGAATTCTAG
- a CDS encoding phosphatase PAP2 family protein — protein sequence MKKLIVILFFALCFQNSFSQSKTVQTTGDVLVYAMPVIAFSSTVFKKDYKGTWQFTKGAVLNLVLTYGLKQVVSKQRPNMENANSFPSGHTSITFQSAAFMQRRYGWKYGIPAYLLAGYTGFTRIQSDNHDFYDVLAGAIVGIGSTYLFTTPYQQEHMELGFSGNKDEVLIGFKFKF from the coding sequence ATGAAAAAGCTAATTGTCATTCTTTTTTTCGCTCTCTGTTTTCAAAATTCATTTTCACAAAGTAAAACTGTTCAGACTACTGGAGATGTATTAGTTTATGCGATGCCTGTTATAGCATTTAGTTCAACTGTTTTTAAGAAAGATTATAAAGGTACTTGGCAATTTACTAAAGGTGCCGTGCTAAATTTAGTATTGACATATGGATTGAAGCAGGTTGTTTCAAAACAACGGCCAAATATGGAAAATGCAAATTCTTTTCCTTCAGGTCATACTTCAATAACTTTTCAAAGTGCAGCTTTTATGCAGCGTAGGTACGGATGGAAATATGGAATTCCGGCTTATTTATTGGCAGGATATACTGGATTCACAAGAATTCAATCGGATAATCATGATTTCTATGATGTTTTGGCAGGAGCCATTGTTGGAATTGGAAGTACTTATCTTTTTACTACACCTTATCAGCAAGAGCACATGGAACTTGGCTTTAGCGGAAATAAAGATGAAGTTTTAATTGGATTTAAATTTAAATTTTGA